TGAACCCTACAAGGCATGTGGGCTTGCTTGCTATAGGCGACGAGATCTTAGAGTCAGCGACTAAATCCGTGATTAGAGACAGTTTGAGATTTTATATCGCGCGGGGCGCTGTAGGATTCAGTGATGACGGGAAAGTAGATATCGCATGGGTATCCAATAGAAATGATTCCCTGTTTGAATGGAAGGAGCCGTTCGAAAACTATCCGTACTTCCCCGGCGTCAAGCCGGAATTTTCAGCCGCCGAATATTGGGATTACCCGGATGCTCTGAGCGCGGGACCGGTATTGGTTCAAGACGGCGAAGTCAGGGTTACATCAGATGAAGAAGTATTTTTCGGGACCTCAATCCCGAATGTTCACCCGAGAACTGCTGTGGGATATACGGCTAAAGGTGAATTACTCCTTTTAGTTGTGGACGGCAGGCAAGGTCGGAGCAGGGGGGTTGATTTGAATCAATTGTCTCAGATCATGATTTCGCTTGGTGCGGAAGAGGCGCTGAACCTCGATGGAGGGGGTTCGTCTTCCATGGTTGTTAACGGCGTGTTGCTAAATTTACCCGCAGGAGGAAGTGATCAGCGGGAAGTAATGTCTGCCATCGCAGTATTCTGCAATTAAAATGATCTAATTTCCGTAAATGGACGGCAATATTAAGAAAGTTGTGATCAGCGGGTCATCCGGCTTATTAGGGACTGCACTTTCATCGTATTTGATTAAAAAAGGTCTTACTCTTTTAAGATTAGTAAGACGACCGGAGGCTGCGGAAAACGAAATTTTCTGGAACCCTCTTACCGGTGAGATTGATGCACAAAAGCTTGAAGGGATTGACGCTGCGGTAAATTTTTCAGGCAGAAACATCGGACTTGGAAGGTGGACCAAAAAGAGAAAAAAAGAGATATTTGAAAGCAGGGTCGACAGCACTCGGTTATTAGCAGAGACACTCAGTAAATTAAAGGATCCCCCGCACTCTTTCATCTCGGCAAGCGCCATCGGCTATTACGGCGATTCGGGCGCGGAATTTATGAACGAAGGAGCCGAACCGGGAACCGGATTTCTTCCGGATCTCTGTGTTCACTGGGAAGAAGCTACCAAACCCGCTATGAAAGCAGGCATACGAGTAGTCCAGATGAGGAGTGGAGTTGTCCTTACTGCGGATGGGGGCGCCCTGGCTCAGATGCTGCCTCCGTTTAAAATGGGAGTGGGAGGAAAATTGGGTAACGGAAAGCAATATTTCAGCTGGATTGAGATAGACGACTATGTTCGGGCGGTTTACCATCTCATGACATCTGATAGTATCCAGTCTCCCGTCAACGTTGCGTCGCCTGAACCGGTTACAAACAGCGAATTTACAGCGGTTCTCGCCAAAGTTCTCCGGCGTCCCGCCTTGATCCCAATACCGGGATTCGTGCTTAAACTTCTCTTTGGTCAGGTTGCGGAAGAAATACTTCTTTCAAGCACGCGCGTTATTCCACAGATACTCTTAGGGAGCGGGTTCGAGTTTAAATATCCTGATCTCGAAAACGCACTCAGAAAGTGTCTGAACAAACCTAAGCCTTAATAATATTTTAACGGGTTATACAACTTTTTACATCTGATTTTCGTCCTATATGGTGAGTAACACTTAAGGAGGAAATATTATGGGCGGATTTAGATCGGTTTGCGGAAGCGTAATCATAATAGCCGTACTTTCTTTAGCGATGAACGAAAGCGCTATCGCAAAAAAGAAGGGATGGTTAGGCGTCAGCATACAAACGGTTAATGAGGATCTGAAGGATGATTGGGATCTTCAAAAGGATCAGGGAGTGCTGGTAACGCACGTAATTGAAAACAGCCCGGCAGATGAAGCGGGTATCAAAAGAGGCGACGTGATAATCGAATATGAGGGGCGGAAGGTTAAGTACGCTGATGAGCTGAGAGAATATGTCCTAAAAACCCCTCCGGGCGAAACCGCGAAGATAAAGGTAGACAGGGAGGGCAAATCTAAGAATTTCGACGTTGAGATAGAGAGAAGGCGCAGTAATATGGTTGCACGAAATTGGTGCAACTATGATCGCATGTTTGGATTCACTTTTGACAGTAACGAGGGCGGGTTTCTCGGTGTCGATATGTACGATATGACGGACGGACTCCGGGAGTACTTTAAGGTGAAGGACGATGAGGGCGTATTAGTCGTAAACGTTGTGGAAGACAGCCCTGCGGAGAAAGCCGGTTTTAAAAGCGGGGACGTAATTACAAAAGTCGGTAAACGATCTATTGAAGATTCTGCTGACCTTAGAAAGGCGATTTCGAGAAGCGAGCCGGACGAGGAAGTTAAGATAGAATATGTTCGGAACAAAAAGAGGTCTTCGCTAAAGGTTAAGATAGGGGATAGAGAAGATTTCGAAGATGATGATATCAGAATCTTCCGTTCGAGATTTGATATCGCTCCAAAGACT
This DNA window, taken from Candidatus Neomarinimicrobiota bacterium, encodes the following:
- a CDS encoding phosphodiester glycosidase family protein, whose product is MLLKRTVVLILITVSFVLNISCTKKKSTNNLDMAWQPIDSLNAELPDGIRVFEGIDENLPLKAWYAKISNRNEDIRVEVAASDDSTGRETVASFAKDLGACLVVNGGFFRMDLNPTRHVGLLAIGDEILESATKSVIRDSLRFYIARGAVGFSDDGKVDIAWVSNRNDSLFEWKEPFENYPYFPGVKPEFSAAEYWDYPDALSAGPVLVQDGEVRVTSDEEVFFGTSIPNVHPRTAVGYTAKGELLLLVVDGRQGRSRGVDLNQLSQIMISLGAEEALNLDGGGSSSMVVNGVLLNLPAGGSDQREVMSAIAVFCN
- a CDS encoding TIGR01777 family protein, with the protein product MDGNIKKVVISGSSGLLGTALSSYLIKKGLTLLRLVRRPEAAENEIFWNPLTGEIDAQKLEGIDAAVNFSGRNIGLGRWTKKRKKEIFESRVDSTRLLAETLSKLKDPPHSFISASAIGYYGDSGAEFMNEGAEPGTGFLPDLCVHWEEATKPAMKAGIRVVQMRSGVVLTADGGALAQMLPPFKMGVGGKLGNGKQYFSWIEIDDYVRAVYHLMTSDSIQSPVNVASPEPVTNSEFTAVLAKVLRRPALIPIPGFVLKLLFGQVAEEILLSSTRVIPQILLGSGFEFKYPDLENALRKCLNKPKP
- a CDS encoding PDZ domain-containing protein, which produces MGGFRSVCGSVIIIAVLSLAMNESAIAKKKGWLGVSIQTVNEDLKDDWDLQKDQGVLVTHVIENSPADEAGIKRGDVIIEYEGRKVKYADELREYVLKTPPGETAKIKVDREGKSKNFDVEIERRRSNMVARNWCNYDRMFGFTFDSNEGGFLGVDMYDMTDGLREYFKVKDDEGVLVVNVVEDSPAEKAGFKSGDVITKVGKRSIEDSADLRKAISRSEPDEEVKIEYVRNKKRSSLKVKIGDREDFEDDDIRIFRSRFDIAPKTFHFDFFDHDFDMNIMMPGFRNEIDINLRNSLKGLKENLH